The following proteins are encoded in a genomic region of Entelurus aequoreus isolate RoL-2023_Sb linkage group LG01, RoL_Eaeq_v1.1, whole genome shotgun sequence:
- the LOC133646106 gene encoding ral GTPase-activating protein subunit beta-like: MSKKSQPLMDQSARSGRSHASVLTCFPPTVARDVAVAVVTPLGVSLGSPNSRSLLRTEAQVKWTMEVLCHALSLPLDCDTVKLCVDIYTNWLLVLVSPRDSIPPPIVKEPNIYVQKILRHLRTLFLSRRDQSSVVHQALCQQVLSAVQRLASESTMMSQDTWETLLHFLLCANQSVLAPPTSAPMSQQLSHLSMDVLFQVWLLSCSRCFPSQSLWLTWRQMMKSWRYQPATVDLWTRVVSALTSRLLPLTFGPAFPSFKIPVEDAALIPADLGRQRTLQTWFRFLHVLSNPAELRCAPDDGSASPAQEDVFLTAMTAVSKMVNAFLGLFETCSEDQQINSGLAARIHFRDRLPSVGVAVTRSPFRDRLPSYGISRPRSGSAPPTPVNVSPSSNSPPLLHGRLKISTVSKAMSSQVFPCPHVLTRPCHQPSALVFSPQTSPSLHRWRSSSRPPLRPSPLRGKVNSLLSLFGSFLFDAAVLDRDSAPAERWADGRAEACGTLCRIFSCKKNTEDILPVHLSRFYAVLLQGLQVAEKKSPPVLASILLNSSSLFCCDLPGVNLLLPSFVCALETVLIDRELLSFKTLVSLVDLRRGCILTLMSLLPLPQQFGRVHLELGGGDDDESFLSLKPRLLSVLIGSLQTETDSTNTQMILAAMLILVQDSAQLEVAGQTQRLQAETSRTKRTEVSTTAGVLWVQFVHLLTQHLTSQWRNDSAVCLAAMEVLEGLAKVKVGVAEAEKKRAVTSVCRHIEFQCGRPPPLHSRDLHSIIVAAFYCLSTWLTQHPTILDQQDCLLEVLETVELGISGSKSRQEEEVLCKEKKELNPVSLRVKEAAEVTLNCIMQVSGAFPPSGGPPDEDALMGVSSPRVTNLHKLRYFAVNVSVILGILEKAQAPEKESVSCPSLTALIRGPWSRHAWTLQHHLQPREGRTSTKTLPGGPECHGKGRGDAHGTSCVIPEPLPDNISKVFRVQADLSIPDQWESVTDQAQLERLRAALRRQEQLEDQPQVSSRTVAMTTRLPPPPSTAHFQTARLFLSHMGLLTPETLQDPGTVGTPAQLTSLDPSLPGFYEDLRRLDQIPSRSCDSVFVFYVRAGQKTAAEILRNVESVSNVSSHFLDFLSNLGWPARTGHGQDEFHAMLGDSGGGVFDGDRFVLKYADALTDITFIVPSSSSSTRVNWSMRWKEAGHSATSTAENVKCPHVVSSLLIVWLEDLEDIETFPVCQLLSLNEAETVNSLSHVQIVFIRRLNSGLFHITVREKSTGKFNLVVPLVSGSVLSKWSLGTSVREMAINCCHRRQLWSDSAPPPHIKRKHMISDMIFRYRCRHSEPAFYSALFHDP; encoded by the exons GACGCCCCTTGGCGTCAGCCTGGGAAGCCCCAACAGCCGCAGCCTTCTGCGCACAGaggcacag GTGAAATGGACAATGGAGGTGTTGTGCCACGCCTTGTCCCTGCCGCTGGACTGTGACACGGTCAAACTCTGCGTGGACATCTACACCAACTGGCTGCTGGTCCTCGTGTCCCCGCGAGACTCCATTCCTCCACCAATCGTCAAGGAGCCCAACATCTACGTTCAGAAGATCTTGAGACATCTGCGCACACTCTTCTTGTCCAG AAGGGACCAGTCCAGCGTGGTGCACCAGGCCCTCTGTCAACAGGTGCTAAGTGCAGTTCAACGTCTGGCCAGTGAGAGCACTATGATGAGTCAAGACACCTGGGAGACACTTCTTCACTTCCTGCTTTGCGCCAACCAGTCAGTGCTAGCCCCACCAACCTCTGCAC CTATGTCCCAGCAGCTCTCCCACCTGTCCATGGACGTCCTCTTCCAGGTGTGGCTTCTGTCTTGCTCTCGCTGTTTCCCGTCTCAGTCTTTGTGGCTCACGTGGAGACAAATGATGAAAAGCTGGAGGTACCAGCCTGCCACAGTAGACCTGTGGACCCGCGTGGTCTCAGCTTTAACCTCCAG GTTGCTGCCGCTGACCTTCGGTCCAGCTTTTCCGTCCTTCAAGATCCCGGTTGAAGACGCTGCTCTGATCCCTGCTGACTTGGGCCGCCAGCGCACACTCCAGACCTGGTTCCGCTTCCTGCATGTGCTCAG CAATCCTGCTGAGCTGAGGTGTGCGCCGGATGATGGTTCAGCTTCCCCGGCCCAGGAGGACGTGTTCCTTACAGCCATGACAGCAGTGAGCAAGATGGTCAACGCCTTTCTGG GTCTGTTTGAGACATGCTCAGAAGACCAGCAGATAAACTCAG GACTCGCAGCAAGGATCCATTTCAGAGACCGGCTGCCTTCTGTCG GTGTTGCAGTGACTCGAAGTCCTTTCAGAGACCGCCTGCCCTCCTACG GTATCTCGCGGCCTCGTTCTGGAAGTGCCCCACCCACCCCAGTGAACGTCTCACCCAGTAGTAACTCCCCCCCTCTCTTGCACGGTCGGCTGAAAATATCGACCGTTTCCAAGGCGATGTCCTCACAGGTCTTTCCATGTCCACATGTCCTAACACGTCCGTGTCACCAACCTTCAGCGCTTGTCTTCTCCCCTCAGACGTCCCCCTCCCTCCATCGCTGGAGGTCTTCCTCTCGTCCTCCGCTTCGCCCCTCCCCCCTCAGGGGTAAGGTGAACTCGCTCCTCAGTCTCTTCGGCTCCTTCCTGTTTGATGCCGCTGTCCTTGACAGAGACTCTGCTCCTGCTG AGAGGTGGGCTGATGGTCGAGCTGAGGCCTGCGGGACACTTTGTAGGATTTTCAGCTGCAAGAAAAATACAGAAGACATCCTTCCTGTCCACCTGTCCAG GTTCTATGCGGTTCTCCTGCAAGGTCTTCAGGTGGCAGAGAAGAAGAGTCCTCCGGTTCTGGCCTCCATCCTCCTCAACTCCTCCTCCTTGTTCTGTTGCGACCTACCAGGAGTCAACCTGCTGCTCCCCTCCTTCGTCTGCGCTCTGGAAACAGTGCTGATTGACAG GGAACTGTTGAGCTTCAAAACTTTAGTGAGTCTGGTGGACTTGAGGCGAGGTTGCATCCTGACATTGATGTCACTGTTGCCCCTCCCTCAGCAGTTTGGACGTGTCCACTTGGAG CTCggtggtggtgatgatgatgaaagTTTCCTGTCTCTAAAGCCCCGCCTCCTCAGCGTGCTAATTGGCTCCCTGCAGACAGAGACTGACAGTACCAACACGCAGATGATTCTGG CGGCCATGTTGATTCTGGTTCAGGACTCGGCTCAGCTCGAGGTTGCAGGACAAACTCAGCGG CTGCAGGCCGAAACCAGTAGAACTAAACGGACTGAAGTATCCA CCACAGCAGGGGTCCTGTGGGTTCAGTTTGTGCATCTGCTAACACAGCACCTGACGTCGCAATGGAGGAATGACTCGGCAGTTTGTCTGGCGGCGATGGAGGTTCTGGAAGGACTGGCcaag GTGAAGGTGGGCGTGGCTGAGGCGGAAAAGAAGAGAGCGGTCACTTCGGTCTGCCGCCACATTGAGTTCCAGTGCGGCCGTCCTCCTCCGCTCCACTCCAGAGACCTTCACTCTATTATTGTGGCGGCGTTTTACTGCCTCAGCACCTGGCTGACTCAGCACCCCACCATCTTGGATCAACAG GACTGTTTGCTGGAGGTTCTGGAGACGGTGGAACTGGGCATTTCAGGCAGCAAGTCCAGACAGGAAGAAGAAGTGCTATGCAAAGAGAAGAAGGAACTGAACCCAGTGTCTTTGAGGGTGAAGGAGGCGGCTGAGGTCACGCTCAACTg CATCATGCAGGTGTCAGGAGCCTTCCCACCATCCGGAGGCCCACCGGATGAGGACGCTCTGATGGGCGTCTCCAGTCCACGAGTCACAAACCTGCACAAGCTGAGATATTTTGCGGTCAATGTTTCTGTGATCCTGGGGATTCTGGAAAAAGCGCAGGCACCTGAAAAAG AGTCTGTGTCATGTCCGTCACTCACCGCACTGATCCGAGGACCGTGGTCACGTCATGCTTGGACTCTACAGCACCACCTTCAGCCCAGAGAGGGAAGAACAAGCACAAAG ACTCTTCCAGGCGGGCCGGAGTGTCACGGTAAAGGCCGGGGAGACGCCCATGGAACATCATGTGTCATACCTGAGCCACTTCCTGACAACATCAGCAAAGTTTTCCGTGTTCAAGCCGACCTGAGCATTCCGGACCAGTGGGAGAGCGTGACTGACCAG GCACAGTTGGAACGTCTTCGAGCCGCCTTGCGGCGACAGGAGCAGCTGGAAGATCAGCCGCAGGTGAGCAGCCGGACGGTTGCCATGACGACTCGTTTGCCGCCACCGCCTTCTACCGCCCACTTCCAGACGGCGAGACTGTTCCTGTCCCACATGGGCCTGTTGACCCCTGAGACCCTGCAG GATCCAGGTACAGTGGGGACGCCTGCTCAGTTAACATCTCTGGATCCGTCTCTGCCGGGCTTCTACGAGGACCTGAGACGTTTGGACCAGATTCCGTCCAGGAGCTGTGACAGTGTCTTTGTCTTCTATGTCAGGGCAGGACAGAAGACTGCTGCCGAG ATTCTGAGGAACGTTGAGTCTGTCAGCAACGTCTCGTCTCACTTCCTGGACTTTCTTTCAAATCTGGGCTGGCCGGCGAGGACTGGACATGGTCAAGACG aattccatgccATGCTCGGAGACAGTGGAGGGGGTGTGTTTGATGGGGACAGGTTTGTGCTGAAGTACGCTGACGCTCTGACGGACATCACCTTCATTGtcccctcatcatcatcatcaacacgaG TTAATTGGTCAATGCGCTGGAAGGAGGCGGGGCATTCAGCG ACGTCCACTGCCGAAAACGTTAAATGTCCTCATGTTGTATCATCATTGCTCATTGTTTGGCTGGAAGACTTGGAGGACATTG AGACGTTTCCTGTTTGCCAGCTGCTGTCGCTCAATGAAGCAGAAACTGTGAACAG TCTCTCCCATGTCCAGATTGTCTTCATCCGTCGCCTAAATAGTGGACTTTTCCACATCACGGTCCGAGAAAAGTCCACCGGCAAATTCAATTTGGTAGTTCCACTGGTCAGCGGTAGCGTGCTCAGCAAATGGAGTTTGG GCACGTCGGTCAGAGAGATGGCGATCAACTGTTGCCATCGGCGACAGCTGTGGAGTGACTCCGCCCCCCCGCCACACATCAAAAGGAAGCACATGATCAGTGACATGATCTTTCGTTACCGCTGCCGCCACTCTGAGCCCGCTTTCTACAGCGCCCTTTTCCATGACCCCTGA